From the Solanum pennellii chromosome 4, SPENNV200 genome, one window contains:
- the LOC107017676 gene encoding extensin-2, giving the protein MAKIAYLLTTLLVALVSLSFPSECKANYYYTSPPPPTPVYKYKSPPPPVYKYKSPPPPPPIYKSPPPPIYKYKSPPPPVYKYKSPPPPPPVYKYKSPPPPVYKYKSPPPPPPVYKYKSPPPPVYKYKSPPPPPPVYKYKSPPPPVYKYKSPPPPPPVYKYKSPPPPVYKYKSPPPPPPVYKYKSPPPPVYKYKSPPPPTPVYKYKSTPPPVYKYKSPPPPVYKYKSPPPPVYKYKSPPPPVYKYKSPPPPVYKYKSPPPPVYKYKSPPPPVYKYKSPPPPVYKYKSPPPPVYKYKSPPPPVYKYKSPPPPVYKYKSPPPPVYKYKSPPPPVYKYKSPPPPVYKYKSPPPPVYKYKSPPPPVYKYKSPPPPVYKYKSPPPPVYKYKSPPPPVYKYKSPPPPVYKYKSPPPPVYKYKSPPPPVYKYKSPPPPVYKYKSPPPPVYKYKSPPPPVYKYKSPPPPVYKYKSPPPPVYKYKSPPPPVYKYKSPPPPVYKYKSPPPPVHKSPAPYYYTSPPPPSHY; this is encoded by the coding sequence ATGGCTAAAATAGCCTATCTTCTTACCACTCTTTTAGTGGCTTTAGTGTCACTTAGCTTCCCTTCAGAATGCAAAGCAAATTACTACTACACATCTCCACCCCCACCAACCCCAGTTTATAAGTATAAGTCTCCGCCACCGCCAGTTTACAAGTACAAGtcaccaccaccacctcctCCCATCTATAAATCCCCACCGCCACCCATTTATAAGTACAAATCTCCACCACCACCTGTCTACAAATACAAGTCTCCTCCACCACCACCTCCAGTTTACAAGTACAAATCTCCACCACCACCTGTCTACAAGTACAAGTCTCCTCCACCACCACCTCCAGTTTACAAGTACAAATCTCCACCACCACCTGTCTACAAGTACAAGTCTCCTCCACCACCACCTCCAGTTTACAAGTACAAATCTCCACCACCACCTGTCTACAAGTACAAGTCTCCTCCTCCTCCACCTCCAGTTTATAAGTACAAATCTCCACCACCACCTGTATATAAGTATAAATCTCCTCCTCCACCACCTCCAGTTTACAAGTACAAATCTCCACCACCACCTGTCTATAAATACAAgtctccaccaccaccaactCCAGTTTACAAGTACAAGTCTACACCACCACCCGTCTACAAGTACAAGTCTCCCCCACCACCTGTTTACAAGTACAAGTCTCCACCACCACCTGTCTATAAGTACAAGTCTCCACCACCACCTGTCTACAAGTACAAGTCTCCACCACCACCAGTATACAAGTACAAATCTCCACCACCTCCAGTATACAAGTACAAGTCTCCACCACCTCCAGTCTATAAGTACAAGTCTCCACCTCCACCCGTTTACAAATACAAGTCTCCACCACCTCCAGTCTATAAGTACAAGTCTCCACCTCCACCCGTTTACAAATACAAGTCTCCACCACCTCCAGTCTATAAGTACAAGTCTCCACCTCCACCCGTTTACAAATACAAGTCTCCACCACCTCCAGTCTATAAGTACAAGTCTCCACCTCCACCCGTTTACAAATACAAGTCTCCACCACCTCCAGTCTATAAGTACAAGTCTCCACCTCCACCCGTTTACAAATACAAGTCTCCACCACCTCCAGTCTATAAGTACAAGTCTCCACCTCCACCCGTTTACAAATACAAGTCTCCACCACCTCCAGTCTACAAGTACAAATCTCCACCACCACCCGTTTACAAATACAAGTCTCCACCACCTCCGGTCTACAAGTACAAATCTCCACCACCACCCGTCTACAAGTACAAGTCTCCACCACCACCCGTCTACAAGTACAAGTCTCCACCACCACCCGTCTACAAGTACAAGTCTCCACCACCTCCAGTCTACAAGTACAAGTCTCCACCACCTCCAGTCTACAAGTATAAATCTCCACCACCACCTGTTTACAAGTACAAATCTCCTCCACCACCAGTTTACAAATACAAGTCACCACCACCACCCGTTTACAAATACAAATCACCCCCACCTCCAGTTCACAAATCTCCAGCCCCTTACTATTACACTTCTCCACCTCCTCCTAGCCACTACTAG